A segment of the Amycolatopsis thermophila genome:
GCAGCACGCGCTCCGCCCGTGCGGAGCGGCGTCCGAGGAACGAGCCGGTCTTCGATCGAAGCCCACGGGAACGTCCCGTAAGCCACTACCGAGGACCGGCGTCCTTGCCCTCGAGCGCCTGCCCTTCCTCTTTGGTTCTGTTCTGATGGACCGAGGGGGAGCGACCGTGGTCACTCCCCCTGTCGATCACGTCATCGGCGCAAGCCGAGTCGCTGGATCAGCGACCGGTAGCGTTCGATGTCCACCTTCATCACGTAGTTGAGCAGCCGGCGGCGACGGCCGACCAGCAGCAACAGGCCGCGACGGGAGTGGTGGTCGTGCTTGTGCGTCTTGAGATGCTCGGTGAGACCGATGATCCGCTTGGTGAGCAGCGCGACCTGGGCCTCCGGGGACCCGGTGTCGGACTCGTGCAGACCGTACTCGGTCAGGATCGACTTCTTCTCGTCGGTGGACAGCGCCACTGAGTATCTCCTCGTTGTTGTGATGTGCCGTGAGGCCCGGGCACCGCGAGTGCACGGGTAGTCGGTCGCGGCCGCCACGGACTGCAGCCGGACCCAGTGGTTCAGGGTATCAGGGAGTGTTCTACCTGGCCTGCTGGGACAACGGGAAGCGCTCGACCACCACGTACCGGGCGCCTTCGGCGGTGCGCTGCGAACGCATGAGCACCGCTTCCGCGGCCGTCCACATCTCGCTACGGTAGTCCGCCAGCCGCGCCGGCAGCTCCCGCGGCACCTCCCCGCGCGTGCACGCCAGGGTCAGGTGCGGCAGGTACGGGCGGCCCTCGTCGCCGGCTCCGGCGGCCAGGCCCAGCTCGGTGATCCCTTCGCCGTACACCCCCAGGTAGAGGACGTGGGCGAAGGTCCCTGCTCCTTCCAACCAGATCCGCGGGGCGGGCATTCCCGCCAGCCGCGGCCGCAGCCAGTCGGCCCGCCCGGCGGGGTCGTCCTCGCCGTAGAAGGCGAGCGTGACGTGCCAGCTCTCCGGCGCGCTCCACCGCGTCCCGTCGGTGCGGGGCAGCCGGGCCACCCGGGCCGCCAGCGCTTCGACGACCGGGGCGGGCGGCAGGATCGCGGAGAACACCGCCACGGCGCTAACCCTGCTGACCGGCGCGGCGGAGCAGGTCGGCCAGCGCCGGGAAGTCGTCGTCGAGCCGCTTGGCCGCCTCGATCAGGTCCTCGTCCTCGGCGATGTCGCGCAGCGCGGACAGCACTGCCCGCTCCTCGGACAGCGCGTTGACCGGGAAGGTGTCGCGGCCCACCGTCGGGCGCGCGTCGCGCACGTCCTCCAGCGCCGCCATCAGGGCTTCCTTGTGCCCGGCCGCCACCTCGGGGACCAGGCACTTGCGCTCGAGCATGATCATCCGGGCGAGCACGACCGGGTTGCCGATCTTGGCGCGGCGGCCGCTCATCACCTGGCTCAGCATCGGCGCGCTGATGCCCAGCACCTCGGCCAGGTAGGCCTGCGAGACGTCGAACGCGACCACGAGACGGCGCACCCGGTCACCCAGCGGTTCCCC
Coding sequences within it:
- the rpsO gene encoding 30S ribosomal protein S15 translates to MALSTDEKKSILTEYGLHESDTGSPEAQVALLTKRIIGLTEHLKTHKHDHHSRRGLLLLVGRRRRLLNYVMKVDIERYRSLIQRLGLRR
- a CDS encoding 2'-5' RNA ligase family protein encodes the protein MAVFSAILPPAPVVEALAARVARLPRTDGTRWSAPESWHVTLAFYGEDDPAGRADWLRPRLAGMPAPRIWLEGAGTFAHVLYLGVYGEGITELGLAAGAGDEGRPYLPHLTLACTRGEVPRELPARLADYRSEMWTAAEAVLMRSQRTAEGARYVVVERFPLSQQAR
- a CDS encoding helix-turn-helix domain-containing protein, which translates into the protein MDDHKIVQRNIALQREWYGEPLGDRVRRLVVAFDVSQAYLAEVLGISAPMLSQVMSGRRAKIGNPVVLARMIMLERKCLVPEVAAGHKEALMAALEDVRDARPTVGRDTFPVNALSEERAVLSALRDIAEDEDLIEAAKRLDDDFPALADLLRRAGQQG